One Brassica napus cultivar Da-Ae chromosome A1, Da-Ae, whole genome shotgun sequence genomic region harbors:
- the LOC106370522 gene encoding auxin-responsive protein SAUR50 gives MAIMKKSSKLTQTAMLKQILKRCSSLGKKNGGGYDEECLPLDVPKGHFPVYVGENRSRYIVPISFLTHPEFQTLLSRAEEEFGFDHDMGLTIPCDELVFQTLTSMIR, from the coding sequence ATGGCTATAATGAAGAAATCTTCAAAACTCACTCAAACAGCAATGCTGAAGCAGATTCTGAAGAGATGTTCGAGCTTAGGGAAGAAAAATGGAGGAGGCTACGATGAAGAGTGCCTTCCACTCGATGTACCAAAGGGACACTTCCCTGTCTATGTGGGAGAAAACAGAAGCAGATACATTGTCCCAATATCCTTCTTGACTCACCCTGAGTTCCAAACTCTTTTAAGCCGAGCTGAAGAAGAGTTTGGATTCGATCACGACATGGGTCTCACCATTCCTTGTGATGAACTCGTCTTTCAGACCCTAACCTCAATGATCCGATGA